A window of Thermoleophilia bacterium contains these coding sequences:
- the mqnE gene encoding aminofutalosine synthase MqnE, translating to MPQGITADPLDEIENKVARGERLSFADGLALFRAPDVLRVARLADGVRRQKVGDEAYFVVNRHINYTNICRNRCKFCAFSRSEKQAGAYTLSLDQVLEKAEEAISQGATEIHIVGGENPALSYERVREMVAGIRALAPDVHIKAFTASEIACFAQMEGLTEREILADLRSIGLDSLPGGGAEIFRAEVRQQVCPSKISGEKWLEIHRTAHQLGIRTNATMLYGHVESYEDRVDHLLRLRELQDETGGFQAFVPISFQPKKSALSHLPGPSGLDDLRTIAVARLLLDNFAHIKAYWVMIGLKMAQVALFFGADDLDGTVVEEVISLMSGAEHGQAVAKEELVRLIQDAGRIPVERDACYRVVRRYAKSPSSGENSVGAG from the coding sequence ATGCCTCAAGGAATTACCGCTGATCCACTTGACGAGATCGAGAACAAGGTGGCGCGGGGCGAGCGTCTTTCTTTCGCAGACGGGCTCGCTCTTTTTCGCGCTCCCGATGTGCTGCGTGTAGCACGGTTGGCCGATGGCGTTCGCCGACAAAAGGTAGGCGACGAGGCCTATTTTGTTGTAAATAGGCATATCAACTACACCAACATCTGTCGCAACCGCTGCAAATTCTGCGCCTTTTCCAGAAGCGAGAAACAAGCAGGTGCCTACACGCTTTCCCTAGATCAAGTTCTAGAAAAGGCTGAGGAAGCGATAAGTCAGGGGGCCACCGAGATTCATATCGTGGGGGGAGAGAATCCCGCCCTGTCCTATGAGCGAGTGCGAGAGATGGTGGCTGGCATAAGGGCGCTTGCCCCCGATGTCCACATAAAGGCCTTCACAGCTTCTGAGATAGCCTGTTTTGCCCAAATGGAGGGACTTACCGAACGAGAGATCCTAGCTGATCTTAGGAGCATTGGCCTTGACAGTTTGCCAGGAGGGGGAGCGGAAATCTTTCGAGCTGAGGTGAGGCAGCAAGTATGTCCCTCGAAAATCTCTGGAGAAAAGTGGCTGGAGATTCACCGTACAGCCCATCAGTTAGGCATTAGGACCAATGCCACGATGCTTTATGGCCACGTGGAGTCCTACGAGGACCGGGTGGATCACTTGTTGCGGCTGCGCGAGCTTCAGGACGAAACCGGCGGCTTCCAGGCGTTTGTACCAATATCTTTTCAGCCCAAGAAAAGCGCTCTATCGCACTTACCCGGGCCTAGCGGTCTGGATGATCTAAGAACCATAGCGGTGGCTCGACTGTTGCTCGATAACTTTGCCCATATCAAAGCCTATTGGGTGATGATTGGGCTGAAGATGGCTCAGGTGGCTCTGTTTTTCGGCGCTGATGACCTGGATGGAACCGTGGTGGAAGAGGTCATATCTCTCATGTCAGGGGCCGAGCACGGCCAGGCGGTGGCTAAAGAGGAGCTGGTGCGACTGATCCAAGATGCTGGGCGCATTCCGGTGGAGCGGGATGCTTGTTACCGAGTGGTGCGACGGTACGCTAAGTCACCCAGCAGCGGGGAGAACTCGGTTGGGGCTGGGTGA
- a CDS encoding menaquinone biosynthesis protein translates to MGLGDMRVRVGHIRFLNCYPLYYGLKQLGLLAPGCSGAPEVAVRETGTGSNDREFEFELVPGVPTELNSMLASGLLDISPVSSIAYATNDRDLLLSERLSISSAGAVDSIQLVTKKQSLGSVHKVALTRQSATSVVLLKIIFKLRYAHDVSYGELTGPVERALEEYDAVLLIGDQGLEALHFPISGTRSYDLGELWYEWTGLPMVYAVWAARADFAQSHPEELHAVDGRLNQAMNYGRAHLPEAAKAALASYRFTEQQVFRFFSRLRYEFSPEYRKGLSLFYELAYEAGELSQVPQLKFIPPSSPRQVA, encoded by the coding sequence TTGGGGCTGGGTGATATGCGCGTGCGGGTTGGTCATATCCGATTCCTCAACTGTTACCCACTTTATTATGGGCTCAAGCAGCTTGGTCTACTTGCTCCCGGATGCTCCGGCGCTCCTGAGGTCGCGGTGCGCGAGACCGGCACGGGGAGCAACGACCGCGAGTTTGAGTTTGAGCTAGTTCCGGGTGTGCCCACCGAGCTCAACAGCATGCTTGCCTCCGGGCTGCTTGACATAAGCCCGGTAAGTTCCATTGCCTACGCGACTAACGACCGGGATCTTCTGCTTTCGGAGCGGCTTAGCATTTCCTCAGCCGGAGCGGTAGACAGTATCCAGCTGGTAACCAAAAAGCAGTCCCTTGGCTCGGTTCACAAAGTAGCCCTGACCAGGCAGAGCGCCACCTCGGTTGTGCTGCTGAAGATTATCTTCAAACTTCGCTACGCCCACGATGTCTCATATGGTGAGCTTACTGGCCCCGTGGAACGGGCGCTGGAAGAGTATGACGCTGTCCTACTGATCGGCGATCAGGGTTTGGAGGCGCTTCATTTTCCCATCTCTGGCACACGCTCCTACGACCTTGGGGAGTTGTGGTATGAGTGGACAGGGCTCCCAATGGTGTATGCGGTTTGGGCGGCGCGGGCTGATTTTGCCCAAAGCCATCCCGAAGAGCTGCATGCTGTGGACGGCAGACTAAATCAAGCCATGAACTACGGGAGGGCCCATCTCCCCGAGGCAGCCAAAGCGGCGCTTGCGTCCTACCGTTTCACCGAGCAGCAGGTCTTTCGCTTCTTTTCACGGTTGCGGTATGAGTTCTCTCCTGAGTACCGCAAAGGGCTTAGTCTCTTCTATGAGCTGGCTTACGAGGCTGGGGAGCTCTCGCAGGTGCCGCAACTTAAATTCATCCCGCCAAGCTCACCAAGGCAGGTGGCTTAG
- the mqnC gene encoding dehypoxanthine futalosine cyclase: MTEKEALDLLRSRDLLGVGAEAHAARTRLVPGPYATFIVDRNINYTNVCVAGCKFCAFHRALGDPDAYVLSRESLYEKIEETLALGGTGILLQGGLHPGLDITYFEELFRSIKDRFDITLHALSPPEVVHIAKTSGLSLATTLKRLRAAGLDSLPGGGAEILVDRVRSQIAPHKCTADEWVAVMREAHRQGIFSTATMMFGSVETLADRVEHLRVIRDLQDETGGFRAFIPWTFSAPRTALEGEVVSATAVEYLMMVAVARLYLDNIPHIQASWVTQGLKLGQVALRFGADDLGSTMIEENVVAATGLRVRANRAELVRAIWEAGFVPAQRRTDYSLVRVFLEGKCEE; encoded by the coding sequence ATGACCGAGAAAGAAGCCCTTGATTTGCTCCGCTCGCGGGATCTTCTCGGGGTGGGAGCTGAGGCCCACGCCGCCCGCACACGCTTGGTGCCCGGGCCATATGCCACCTTCATCGTCGACCGGAACATAAACTACACAAACGTCTGTGTGGCGGGGTGTAAGTTCTGCGCGTTTCATCGCGCTCTTGGGGATCCCGACGCCTACGTGCTCTCCCGTGAATCGCTCTACGAGAAAATCGAGGAAACCTTGGCTTTGGGAGGCACAGGGATACTCTTGCAGGGGGGACTACACCCGGGACTTGACATCACTTACTTTGAGGAGCTCTTTCGATCGATCAAAGACAGGTTCGACATCACGCTTCATGCGCTTTCGCCGCCCGAAGTAGTGCATATTGCAAAGACCAGCGGGCTCTCGCTCGCGACCACGCTTAAACGGCTTAGGGCGGCGGGACTTGACTCGTTGCCGGGAGGCGGGGCCGAGATCCTGGTGGATAGGGTTAGGAGCCAGATTGCGCCTCACAAGTGCACGGCGGATGAGTGGGTTGCGGTCATGCGTGAAGCCCATCGCCAAGGCATTTTCTCTACCGCAACCATGATGTTTGGCAGCGTAGAGACCTTGGCCGACCGTGTGGAGCACTTGCGGGTTATCCGGGATCTACAGGACGAGACCGGGGGCTTTCGGGCTTTTATTCCCTGGACTTTTTCGGCTCCCAGGACTGCGTTGGAGGGTGAAGTGGTTTCGGCTACGGCCGTGGAGTATCTCATGATGGTAGCGGTGGCGCGGCTATACTTGGACAACATCCCCCACATTCAAGCCTCATGGGTGACGCAAGGTCTAAAGCTTGGGCAAGTAGCGCTCAGGTTTGGAGCTGATGACTTGGGCAGCACCATGATCGAGGAGAATGTAGTGGCTGCCACAGGGTTGCGGGTGCGGGCCAATCGCGCGGAGCTAGTGCGAGCCATTTGGGAGGCAGGCTTCGTGCCGGCGCAGCGCCGTACAGACTATAGTTTGGTCAGGGTCTTTTTGGAGGGAAAGTGTGAGGAGTAA
- a CDS encoding BMP family ABC transporter substrate-binding protein, with protein MRSKSAEQHKVIARRRVVRRRLVKSWAAGAVTALWVVLLLPVLVGCGEGPTTTGSEAQTSGSSAVTTSATAPSSGSGPSTSIISVPNSNQGPSSLPAKVAIVAPEKSNDFGWNQEGVRCARQIAEEIGAQVEVSENAGYEDVSPIYRQLVANGADWVILWAGGYNTVGPQLAQETQTRTVVIGAFEQGLVPGLCADFETNAQEGAYLAGVLAATMSKTKVLGIVASADDENWNKMAAGFIVGARAALPEIRIEYAQVGQAAYADAAAAKRVTANVIATGADIILGMGDGSTFGMMQAVENATPPQGAEKVWFIDVIGDKTSLDTKHVLLTSVVWDYMPLFRDAVRRMQEGTYGTEVTYLDLKNGGIGLLRTPHIPAEMWERAEQAKAQVIAGAVEIPVIYKKSDLEPLLR; from the coding sequence GTGAGGAGTAAGTCTGCCGAGCAGCACAAGGTTATCGCACGTCGTAGGGTGGTCAGGCGTCGGCTAGTAAAAAGCTGGGCTGCGGGCGCGGTTACTGCGCTCTGGGTGGTGCTTCTGCTTCCTGTGTTGGTTGGCTGTGGCGAGGGACCGACAACGACTGGGTCGGAGGCGCAAACGTCAGGGTCCAGTGCTGTAACGACTAGCGCGACGGCGCCTTCCTCGGGTTCGGGTCCTTCGACCTCGATTATCAGTGTGCCTAACTCCAACCAAGGACCGAGTTCGCTTCCGGCCAAGGTGGCTATTGTGGCTCCGGAGAAAAGCAATGATTTCGGCTGGAATCAGGAGGGAGTGAGGTGCGCGAGGCAGATCGCTGAAGAAATAGGGGCCCAAGTTGAAGTTTCCGAAAACGCTGGGTACGAGGATGTCTCGCCCATTTACCGCCAGCTTGTAGCCAACGGAGCTGACTGGGTTATCTTATGGGCGGGCGGCTACAACACGGTTGGACCTCAGCTGGCCCAAGAGACTCAGACGCGGACAGTGGTTATCGGGGCGTTTGAGCAGGGTCTTGTGCCTGGTCTGTGCGCAGATTTCGAGACTAATGCCCAGGAGGGCGCCTATCTTGCGGGTGTGCTGGCGGCCACAATGAGCAAGACAAAGGTTCTGGGGATAGTGGCTTCCGCCGACGATGAGAACTGGAACAAGATGGCTGCCGGTTTCATCGTGGGAGCGCGGGCTGCGTTGCCTGAGATACGCATAGAGTACGCACAAGTGGGGCAAGCCGCTTATGCGGACGCAGCGGCAGCCAAGAGAGTGACGGCCAATGTGATAGCCACTGGAGCCGATATCATCCTTGGCATGGGAGATGGATCGACCTTCGGCATGATGCAGGCGGTAGAGAATGCCACTCCGCCGCAAGGGGCGGAAAAAGTCTGGTTCATTGATGTCATCGGGGACAAGACTTCGTTGGACACCAAGCACGTGCTACTCACCTCTGTGGTGTGGGACTACATGCCTCTCTTTCGTGATGCCGTGCGCCGCATGCAAGAGGGTACGTACGGTACTGAGGTGACTTATCTAGATCTCAAGAACGGAGGCATAGGGCTCTTGCGTACCCCACATATTCCGGCGGAGATGTGGGAGAGGGCGGAACAGGCCAAGGCTCAGGTCATAGCGGGAGCTGTTGAAATCCCGGTCATTTATAAGAAAAGCGATCTCGAGCCGCTTCTTCGGTAG
- a CDS encoding ABC transporter ATP-binding protein, with protein sequence MSTGQNVKDSASALGSQAAVPPLVSMRGITKAFPGVLANDRVDLDLYPGEIHCLLGENGAGKSTLVHILAGLLLPDEGTVTVAGRFLSLGSPDASLRAGIGMVFQHPSLVPTFTVIENLLLGTRLGRLSRNRARQRLEVICRQVGLELEPDAVVGRLPLGRQQQVEIIKALWRGARVLVLDEPTAMLAPQEVDVLGQLLRSLKDQGMALVLITHKVREALAWADRITVLRQGRVTGQLDPVALEQRLAVNRTAVARSLVGMMFGEEAEQNPSLAEELVELRTTDEQPRRPRRWVGTEVALELDGVSVRPGPQEVGLHGVSLVVHRGEILGIAGIDGNGQRELAEAIAGQRKISRGRILLEGRDVTRASAAERQRVGLAFVTDDRLGEGVVPSLPVSLNLLIKQVDRAPFRTRTGRLSTKAVRRAALDIAREFDIRTTDVDAPVGTLSGGNIQKLLLAREFSLAPKVAVFNKPTHGLDLRTCELVRRRIRELSERQGVAVVLISTDLDELQDLCDRIGVLVSGRVVGWVENTGTEVKKRVGELMVEARAAMVPTRA encoded by the coding sequence GTGAGCACTGGGCAGAACGTGAAGGACTCTGCCTCGGCTCTTGGTTCTCAAGCTGCCGTACCTCCTTTGGTCTCCATGCGGGGAATCACCAAAGCTTTTCCGGGCGTGCTGGCCAATGATCGGGTGGACCTTGACCTTTACCCAGGAGAAATTCACTGCCTACTAGGGGAGAACGGAGCTGGCAAGTCCACCTTGGTGCACATTTTGGCTGGTCTCTTGCTGCCAGACGAGGGGACTGTGACGGTTGCGGGCCGGTTCTTGTCTCTTGGGTCCCCTGATGCTTCGCTTCGCGCAGGGATAGGGATGGTTTTTCAGCATCCTTCTCTTGTCCCTACGTTTACGGTCATTGAGAATCTACTGCTTGGCACAAGGCTGGGGCGACTAAGCCGCAACAGGGCTCGACAGCGACTGGAGGTTATTTGCCGGCAGGTAGGCCTCGAACTGGAGCCTGACGCTGTGGTGGGGAGACTTCCGCTTGGCCGTCAGCAGCAGGTGGAAATAATCAAAGCCTTGTGGCGCGGGGCTCGGGTTCTTGTGCTTGACGAGCCCACCGCAATGTTGGCGCCTCAAGAAGTAGACGTGCTGGGACAGCTCCTGCGAAGCCTCAAGGACCAGGGCATGGCACTGGTTCTGATCACGCACAAAGTGCGCGAGGCTCTTGCCTGGGCCGACCGCATCACAGTGCTACGTCAGGGGCGAGTGACTGGACAATTGGACCCTGTTGCGCTCGAGCAGAGGCTGGCTGTAAATAGGACCGCTGTGGCTCGGTCCCTGGTGGGGATGATGTTTGGGGAGGAGGCCGAACAGAATCCGTCGCTGGCCGAAGAATTGGTGGAGCTAAGGACGACTGATGAACAGCCGAGACGCCCGCGGCGTTGGGTGGGAACCGAAGTAGCGCTTGAGCTGGACGGTGTGAGTGTGCGTCCAGGTCCGCAGGAGGTGGGGCTCCACGGTGTCTCTCTGGTGGTACACCGGGGAGAAATTCTGGGCATCGCTGGCATCGATGGAAACGGTCAGCGTGAGTTGGCCGAAGCCATTGCTGGTCAAAGGAAGATAAGCCGCGGCAGGATATTGCTTGAGGGAAGGGACGTAACCCGGGCTAGCGCAGCCGAACGCCAGCGCGTGGGATTGGCGTTTGTCACGGATGACCGCTTGGGAGAGGGCGTCGTTCCGAGCCTTCCCGTATCGCTCAACCTCCTTATCAAACAGGTAGACAGGGCTCCGTTTCGCACTCGCACGGGCAGGCTGTCAACCAAGGCTGTGAGACGGGCTGCCCTAGATATTGCTCGCGAGTTTGACATTCGCACCACAGATGTTGACGCCCCGGTCGGGACTTTGTCGGGCGGCAACATCCAGAAGCTGCTTTTGGCTCGGGAATTCTCTCTTGCTCCTAAGGTTGCGGTGTTCAACAAGCCCACGCATGGGCTTGATCTGCGTACCTGCGAGCTTGTGAGGCGCAGGATCCGAGAGCTATCTGAGCGGCAAGGAGTTGCAGTGGTTCTGATCTCAACTGATCTCGATGAGCTGCAGGATCTATGCGATCGCATCGGCGTACTGGTCAGCGGAAGAGTAGTTGGGTGGGTCGAGAACACTGGCACCGAAGTGAAGAAGCGAGTCGGCGAGCTCATGGTGGAAGCGCGAGCAGCGATGGTCCCAACTCGAGCTTAG
- a CDS encoding ABC transporter permease, with protein sequence MSRLITRSARHTLVVLGPVVVAFGLGAAILALLGRNPSTFYSDLFRSGLISQAGWQAMLTRLAPLLLIGTGYILAFRAGIWNIGGDGQFLLACAVVAGLGPQVMGSTPRWVGLILLCVAGLAVGGAWTLVPAYLRAWHGVNEVVSSVMMSFIGVNLANLLIKQVWRSKTTIVPQTEHVPLAELLPRLGGSTVHAGILVGVAAVAVTWYLTHSTTLGLKLSVMGASQRVAAHVGLPVKRLIMGTFFASGALVGLAGAVEILGQWGYMRADWNPQFGLPLFALVFLARLNPLAVVPLACFYAVLEIGGHEAARRAALDHDFILVLVGLVLILMATSQYLALSSRERATVGRKAAELLHWRRET encoded by the coding sequence GTGAGCCGCCTTATCACACGTTCAGCGCGGCACACCTTAGTTGTACTGGGTCCGGTTGTTGTTGCGTTCGGCCTGGGGGCGGCCATTCTTGCTCTGCTGGGGCGAAATCCCTCAACTTTCTACAGCGATCTGTTTCGAAGCGGTTTGATCAGCCAGGCCGGATGGCAGGCCATGTTGACCCGACTGGCGCCGCTCCTTCTGATTGGCACGGGATACATCTTGGCCTTCCGGGCTGGTATCTGGAACATCGGAGGAGACGGCCAGTTTCTTCTGGCGTGCGCAGTGGTGGCTGGGCTGGGGCCGCAGGTAATGGGCTCCACCCCGCGCTGGGTTGGTCTGATTCTGCTTTGCGTGGCCGGTCTAGCCGTGGGAGGCGCATGGACTCTTGTCCCTGCCTACCTTCGGGCATGGCATGGGGTCAACGAAGTGGTGAGCTCGGTGATGATGAGCTTCATTGGGGTGAACTTGGCCAACTTGCTGATTAAGCAGGTGTGGCGAAGCAAAACAACCATAGTACCCCAAACCGAGCACGTTCCCCTGGCCGAACTGCTGCCGCGCTTGGGGGGGAGCACAGTTCACGCCGGTATCCTGGTGGGAGTAGCTGCGGTTGCTGTAACGTGGTACCTGACTCACTCGACCACGTTGGGACTCAAGTTGAGCGTGATGGGAGCAAGCCAGCGGGTTGCGGCGCATGTTGGCCTGCCTGTAAAGCGGCTAATCATGGGCACTTTCTTTGCCAGCGGTGCTCTGGTCGGTTTGGCGGGGGCTGTCGAGATTCTCGGACAGTGGGGTTACATGCGTGCCGATTGGAACCCACAGTTTGGTTTGCCCCTGTTTGCTCTGGTGTTTCTAGCGCGGCTAAATCCTTTGGCTGTGGTGCCGCTAGCGTGCTTCTACGCAGTGCTCGAGATTGGTGGACATGAGGCGGCTCGTCGAGCGGCTCTTGACCACGATTTCATCCTGGTTTTAGTGGGTTTGGTCCTCATTCTTATGGCCACCTCGCAGTACCTGGCTCTTTCCTCAAGAGAACGAGCAACTGTGGGGCGCAAAGCTGCCGAGCTCTTGCATTGGCGGAGGGAAACATGA
- a CDS encoding ABC transporter permease, whose translation MSGVGGEAFLAAVISGAILAGLPLLLAGLGETFGEQAGVLGIGMEGYMLFGAYAGFVGAYYSASPWLGLLCGVVAGALAAGLVAVLSVYLGLNQIVVGIGVILLGQGVTSALHAAQFGSSYPRLAEMAGLPIPLLSKIPVLGGSLFSQPLIFWISLVLLAVAWWLLRSTGWGLAVRAAGEKPEALEAAGGDVLRTRTAAVLVSGSLAGLGGAYLSVVAAGVFVPFMTNGSGFIAIVIAMLARGRAGWVGIAAFLFGLCVSLATALQLVGVEVPTDAVYMIPFLAVMVALVAFARRSYLPSALCVPYRRRSR comes from the coding sequence ATGAGTGGCGTGGGAGGCGAAGCTTTTCTTGCTGCTGTGATCTCGGGCGCGATTTTGGCTGGCCTTCCCCTGCTTCTCGCTGGGCTGGGTGAAACGTTTGGTGAGCAGGCGGGTGTTCTAGGTATAGGGATGGAGGGCTACATGCTATTTGGCGCCTACGCGGGATTTGTCGGCGCCTACTACAGTGCCTCTCCCTGGCTGGGATTGCTCTGCGGGGTGGTGGCTGGCGCGTTAGCAGCGGGCCTGGTCGCAGTTCTGAGTGTGTATTTGGGTCTAAACCAAATCGTGGTGGGAATAGGAGTCATACTGCTTGGCCAAGGGGTGACAAGCGCCTTGCACGCCGCGCAGTTTGGCTCTAGCTACCCGCGTCTGGCCGAGATGGCTGGGCTGCCAATTCCACTGCTGAGCAAAATCCCTGTGCTGGGCGGGAGTCTGTTTTCGCAACCACTAATCTTCTGGATAAGTCTCGTGCTCCTGGCGGTGGCTTGGTGGCTGCTCCGCTCCACTGGCTGGGGACTGGCAGTGAGAGCGGCTGGAGAAAAGCCCGAAGCCCTGGAGGCAGCAGGTGGGGATGTGCTACGTACCCGGACCGCGGCTGTTTTAGTGTCCGGTTCGCTTGCTGGACTAGGTGGCGCATATCTGTCAGTTGTGGCGGCGGGAGTGTTTGTTCCGTTTATGACCAATGGTTCCGGGTTTATTGCCATTGTGATAGCCATGCTTGCCCGGGGGCGGGCGGGTTGGGTAGGGATCGCTGCTTTCTTGTTCGGTCTTTGTGTTTCGCTTGCCACCGCGCTTCAGTTAGTAGGGGTGGAGGTACCAACTGACGCGGTCTACATGATTCCGTTCTTGGCGGTGATGGTTGCGCTGGTGGCTTTTGCTCGCCGGTCGTACTTGCCCTCTGCTCTTTGTGTTCCCTATCGCCGGAGATCACGGTAG